Proteins from one Camelina sativa cultivar DH55 chromosome 8, Cs, whole genome shotgun sequence genomic window:
- the LOC104707334 gene encoding uncharacterized protein LOC104707334 produces the protein MATKMIFGFVLVIMFLLGSSSAKTYKVGGSNYGWTVKDDSWTEHKEFHVGDSLVFEYDQNVNDVTQVSNALEYDSCDSSSPKVVYNTGHDVVTFTEPGHHYFITSNHNQCFWGMKLDVLVVHDSSRPTPLPTPPPSRKIHGPSGPIPSPPPPREIHDEPSHPVPPLPPPTSIHEPSRPNPSPPPSKILPSGRIYEVGDTSGWSVYNSFYYSKWSEDKQFRVGDTLLFEYNKHINDVREISGELEFESCKPTSTVAVYKTGHDLVKLTKPGVHYFVSLKTSLCQAGIKLRVTVQPSTEDVTLPSVPKKKMKSSPIGFFNRWWLRVFRPHH, from the coding sequence ATGGCCACAAAGATGATCTTTGGTTTCGTGCTTgtgatcatgtttctcttgGGTTCCAGCTCCGCTAAAACCTACAAAGTCGGAGGTTCCAATTATGGCTGGACGGTAAAGGACGACTCTTGGACTGAACATAAGGAATTCCACGTTGGAGATTCACTAGTTTTCGAATACGATCAGAACGTCAACGACGTCACTCAAGTATCCAACGCTTTAGAGTATGATTcatgtgattcttcttctcctaaagtTGTTTACAACACAGGACACGACGTCGTAACCTTCACGGAACCAGGACATCACTATTTCATCACCTCAAATCATAATCAATGCTTCTGGGGAATGAAACTCGATGTTCTTGTCGTCCATGACTCGTCACGTCCGACTCCTCTACCAACGCCACCACCATCTAGGAAGATCCATGGCCCATCAGGTCCGATtccttcaccaccaccaccgaggGAGATCCATGATGAGCCGTCACATCCGGTTCCTCCACTACCACCACCGACGAGTATCCATGAGCCGTCACGTCCGAATCCTTCACCACCACCGAGCAAGATACTTCCTTCTGGAAGGATTTACGAAGTCGGTGACACAAGCGGATGGAGCGTATATAACAGTTTCTACTATTCCAAGTGGAGTGAAGATAAACAATTTCGTGTTGGAGATACTCTCTTATTCGAATACAACAAGCACATCAACGACGTTAGGGAAATCAGCGGTGAACTTGAGTTCGAATCCTGCAAACCAACTTCAACTGTAGCCGTGTACAAGACGGGGCACGATCTCGTTAAGCTCACGAAGCCAGGTGTGCATTATTTTGTAAGCTTAAAGACCAGTCTCTGTCAAGCTGGGATTAAACTTCGTGTCACGGTGCAACCATCAACCGAAGACGTTACGTTGCCGAGTGTtcccaagaagaagatgaagtcgTCACCTATTGGCTTCTTCAACAGGTGGTGGTTACGCGTTTTTAGACCTCATCACTAA